A stretch of Mycobacterium sp. ITM-2016-00316 DNA encodes these proteins:
- a CDS encoding TetR/AcrR family transcriptional regulator, which translates to MSAPRSDTRQRIQEVARELFAEKGVQRTSLQDIAARLGITKPALYHHFSSREDLVRSIVAPLIDGGEQFVLECERADGLTTTELLERYFDYFYAHRAALVTVVSELSTIADLGLIDSMLAWRERLGRVIFGPDLTLEQDVRAVIALGGLQDCCLQFPDTPTEALRAAGVAGALDALGLS; encoded by the coding sequence GTGAGCGCGCCACGGTCGGACACCCGCCAACGGATCCAGGAGGTGGCGCGCGAACTCTTCGCCGAGAAGGGCGTGCAGCGCACCAGCCTGCAGGACATCGCGGCCCGGCTGGGCATCACCAAACCGGCGTTGTATCACCACTTCTCGTCGAGAGAAGACCTGGTGCGCAGCATCGTTGCGCCACTGATCGATGGCGGGGAACAGTTCGTCCTGGAATGTGAGCGGGCAGACGGCCTGACCACCACCGAGCTGCTCGAGCGCTATTTCGACTACTTCTACGCGCATCGCGCAGCTCTGGTGACCGTGGTGTCTGAGCTGAGCACGATCGCCGACCTCGGGCTGATCGACAGCATGCTGGCCTGGCGGGAACGCCTCGGGCGGGTGATCTTCGGGCCGGACCTCACACTGGAACAGGACGTGCGTGCGGTGATCGCGCTGGGCGGGTTACAGGATTGCTGCCTTCAGTTTCCCGATACGCCGACCGAAGCGTTGCGGGCCGCCGGTGTCGCGGGGGCGCTGGACGCGCTGGGGCTGAGTTAG
- a CDS encoding FAD-dependent monooxygenase, whose product MRVLISGASIAGPVLAYWLTRSGFEVTVVERAPQLRKTGGHAIDLFGPAMEIAEKMGVLDAVMAHATGTERIIFHRRGARRPAQIDYRKLSSALSDRHVEIMRDDLSEIFYDAGRDAVEYLFGDHITGIDADGTVTFARGAARQFDLVIGADGLHSGVRQLVFGADSGHEEFLGAYLSVVSVPKSLARDGEMAGFIDVDRTAMIYTADHLDDARAVFLFRPVNDFHYDHRDTPSQQGQLTDRFAGMSAEVDRWLNELGRTPAFYFDAITQLQLTSWSRGRVTLVGDAGYCPGPAVGGSTSLAVIGAYVLAGELQRAGGDPAVAYAAYERVMREPVLGARALAKSMAKSILPSSPLGVRALIVAGQLISVLPTRVTAALAGLNSKGIRLYDSIEVPEYELSDV is encoded by the coding sequence ATGCGGGTTCTCATCTCGGGTGCGAGCATCGCCGGGCCGGTGCTCGCCTATTGGCTGACCCGTAGCGGCTTCGAGGTCACGGTGGTCGAACGGGCGCCGCAACTGCGCAAGACCGGCGGGCACGCCATCGACCTGTTCGGGCCGGCGATGGAGATCGCCGAAAAAATGGGTGTACTCGACGCCGTGATGGCCCACGCGACCGGCACCGAGCGGATCATCTTCCACCGCCGGGGCGCCCGCCGCCCGGCGCAGATCGACTACCGCAAGTTGTCGTCCGCGCTGTCGGACCGGCACGTCGAGATCATGCGGGACGACCTGAGCGAGATCTTCTACGATGCGGGCCGCGACGCGGTCGAGTATCTGTTCGGAGATCACATCACCGGCATCGACGCGGACGGCACCGTGACGTTCGCACGGGGCGCGGCACGGCAGTTCGATCTGGTGATCGGCGCGGACGGGCTGCACTCCGGGGTCCGGCAGCTGGTGTTCGGCGCGGACAGTGGGCACGAGGAGTTCCTGGGCGCTTACCTCTCGGTGGTCTCGGTGCCGAAATCGCTGGCCCGAGATGGTGAAATGGCGGGCTTCATCGATGTGGACCGCACCGCGATGATCTACACCGCCGATCACCTGGACGATGCGCGGGCGGTCTTCCTCTTCCGGCCGGTGAACGACTTCCACTACGACCACCGCGACACGCCGAGCCAGCAGGGCCAGCTGACCGACCGGTTCGCCGGGATGAGCGCCGAGGTGGACCGCTGGCTGAACGAACTCGGGCGCACGCCGGCGTTCTATTTCGATGCCATCACCCAGCTACAGCTGACCAGCTGGTCGCGCGGCCGGGTGACCTTGGTCGGCGATGCCGGCTACTGTCCGGGCCCCGCGGTCGGCGGCAGCACCAGCCTCGCGGTGATCGGCGCCTACGTGTTGGCCGGCGAACTGCAGCGGGCCGGCGGTGATCCGGCCGTCGCCTACGCCGCCTACGAGCGGGTGATGCGCGAGCCGGTGCTCGGCGCCCGGGCGCTGGCCAAGTCCATGGCGAAGAGCATTTTGCCGTCATCGCCGCTCGGCGTCCGCGCGTTGATCGTTGCCGGACAGCTGATCTCGGTGTTGCCGACCCGGGTGACCGCCGCGCTGGCCGGACTGAACAGCAAGGGCATTCGGCTCTACGACTCGATCGAGGTGCCGGAGTACGAGCTATCCGACGTCTGA
- a CDS encoding GGDEF domain-containing protein, whose product MSRITSLAGARGHFIGEQRVRLLRIYLGATTFLFTYGVVFTLFPVRTDLAYGNPVGGIIAIVLGVLGLVQLSVRPNRAMFATAVAVIATPVVMAFHVTLAAEYVCLIAPMFLAMYIRAFHPPRQAWVLIAVLILACVAAVAIAPAPHVGVITLLIIVVAIAGAAESFGLLMRAMFTAACTDPLTGLLNRAGWEIATTDLLATLRAPSAITVVALDIDDLKGLNDTQGHPAGDRLIIEYARHWARAAPRGAVLARLGGDEFAACIAGDDVERFLDDVRSSTPRVSIGTATRTSGPVDIADLYARADAELYRRRDRARRDGSDVG is encoded by the coding sequence ATGTCCCGCATCACCTCCCTCGCCGGGGCGAGAGGTCATTTCATCGGTGAGCAGCGTGTCAGATTGCTGCGTATCTACCTGGGTGCGACGACATTTCTCTTCACCTACGGCGTGGTGTTCACGCTGTTCCCGGTCCGCACCGACCTGGCCTACGGCAACCCGGTCGGCGGCATCATCGCCATCGTTCTGGGTGTTCTCGGCCTCGTGCAGCTGTCCGTCAGGCCGAACCGCGCCATGTTCGCCACTGCGGTCGCTGTCATCGCCACGCCGGTCGTGATGGCCTTTCACGTCACCCTCGCCGCCGAGTACGTCTGCCTGATCGCGCCGATGTTCCTGGCGATGTACATCCGGGCCTTCCATCCGCCCCGGCAGGCGTGGGTGCTCATCGCCGTCCTGATCCTGGCCTGCGTGGCGGCTGTCGCCATCGCGCCGGCACCGCACGTGGGTGTCATCACCCTCCTGATCATCGTGGTGGCGATCGCCGGCGCTGCCGAGTCCTTCGGGTTGCTGATGCGGGCGATGTTCACCGCGGCCTGCACCGACCCGCTCACCGGCCTGCTGAACCGGGCCGGCTGGGAGATCGCCACCACCGACCTGCTTGCCACGCTCCGTGCGCCGTCGGCGATCACCGTCGTCGCGCTCGACATCGATGATCTGAAGGGGCTCAACGACACCCAGGGACATCCCGCCGGGGACCGTCTGATCATCGAGTACGCCCGGCACTGGGCACGAGCCGCTCCCCGGGGCGCGGTGCTGGCACGACTCGGCGGCGACGAGTTCGCCGCCTGCATCGCCGGGGATGATGTCGAGAGGTTCCTCGACGACGTGCGGTCGAGCACGCCGCGGGTGAGCATCGGCACCGCCACCCGGACCTCCGGCCCGGTCGACATTGCCGATCTGTACGCGCGGGCCGACGCCGAGCTGTACCGCCGCCGGGACCGTGCCCGCCGCGACGGCTCAGACGTCGGATAG
- a CDS encoding class I adenylate-forming enzyme family protein, translating to MTESFTERFAAGLGSYRDRPCIEFEGHWYSGDEVAAYGAAVTALLDAAGLAPDAPVGVVVRNRYPHAAAVIAALAAGRPAVMIYSFQSPEAIAADIERLDVAAVLADPQDWTAPVLAAVHRIGAAGVSLGTEVAAVAEADTTRQRPQVHGALAILTSGTTGPPKRFVVRAAVLEHTVFSVTGGQAAPDEPPELVYWPLGGIGGVCQLVTGVYVGKRMVLLERFSVAAWVDVVKSHGLQRVGVQPAVVRMLLEANLPAADLSSLQFVMSASGPLDVPTRDAFEQRYGIPVLTAYGATEFAGSVCTWTPDLYREFGARKRASSGRALPGVEVRIIDGDTGAAAPTGEPGILTAKVPLLGPDWVRTTDIASIDEDGFITVHGRADGAINRGGFKIIPETVRGVLISHPAVRDAGVVGVADTRLGEVPFAAVETVPGATVTEADLLSAVRAALPAHHVPVSVVFVDELPRTPSLKVSVPGVAALYRPAT from the coding sequence GTGACCGAAAGCTTTACCGAAAGGTTTGCGGCAGGCCTGGGGAGCTACCGTGACCGGCCGTGTATCGAATTCGAGGGGCACTGGTACTCAGGCGATGAGGTCGCTGCTTATGGTGCCGCCGTCACCGCGCTGCTCGACGCCGCCGGACTCGCCCCGGACGCACCCGTCGGGGTGGTGGTGCGCAACCGCTATCCGCATGCCGCCGCCGTCATCGCGGCACTCGCGGCCGGGCGCCCGGCAGTGATGATCTATTCGTTCCAGTCGCCCGAGGCGATCGCCGCCGATATCGAACGCCTCGATGTCGCGGCCGTACTCGCCGACCCGCAGGACTGGACCGCCCCCGTCCTGGCCGCGGTGCACCGCATCGGCGCGGCCGGGGTCTCGCTGGGCACCGAGGTGGCCGCGGTTGCCGAGGCCGACACCACCCGGCAGCGTCCGCAGGTGCACGGCGCCCTGGCCATCCTCACCAGCGGAACCACCGGCCCTCCCAAACGATTCGTGGTCCGCGCCGCGGTGCTGGAGCACACCGTGTTCAGCGTCACCGGCGGGCAGGCGGCGCCCGATGAACCCCCGGAACTGGTCTACTGGCCGCTCGGCGGGATCGGCGGTGTCTGCCAGCTGGTCACCGGTGTCTACGTCGGCAAGCGCATGGTGCTGCTGGAGCGCTTCAGTGTGGCGGCCTGGGTTGATGTGGTGAAAAGCCATGGTCTGCAACGGGTCGGCGTGCAACCGGCGGTGGTGCGCATGCTGCTGGAGGCCAACCTGCCCGCTGCGGATCTGTCCTCGCTGCAGTTCGTGATGAGCGCGTCGGGCCCACTCGATGTGCCCACCCGCGACGCCTTCGAGCAGCGATACGGCATCCCGGTGCTCACCGCCTACGGTGCAACGGAATTCGCCGGTTCGGTATGCACCTGGACGCCGGATCTCTACCGGGAGTTCGGCGCCCGCAAACGCGCCAGTTCCGGACGTGCACTGCCCGGTGTCGAGGTCCGGATCATCGACGGCGACACCGGTGCCGCGGCACCGACCGGGGAGCCGGGCATCCTGACCGCGAAGGTTCCGCTGCTGGGCCCGGACTGGGTGCGTACCACCGATATTGCGTCGATCGACGAGGACGGGTTCATCACCGTGCACGGCCGGGCGGATGGCGCGATCAACCGGGGCGGCTTCAAGATCATCCCGGAAACGGTTCGGGGCGTGCTCATCTCGCATCCCGCGGTGCGCGATGCCGGAGTGGTCGGGGTGGCCGACACCAGACTCGGGGAGGTGCCCTTCGCGGCCGTCGAGACCGTCCCGGGCGCGACCGTCACCGAAGCGGACCTGCTCTCGGCCGTGCGCGCGGCGCTGCCGGCACATCATGTTCCGGTCTCGGTCGTCTTCGTCGACGAGCTACCCCGCACCCCGTCGCTCAAGGTGAGCGTGCCCGGGGTGGCGGCGTTGTATCGGCCCGCGACCTAG
- a CDS encoding GlxA family transcriptional regulator, with translation MHTVAILAYDGMSGFESGLAAEIFGMAELPALFSAGVAPPGYAVRLCSEQPEVRMLGGATVRTSYGIDDLAAADTVLIPSVRDVRQRPSDGLVDAIRAADGRGARLVSICSGAFALAAAGVLDGRSATTHWVYADMLARQYPEIDVDPAPLYVDNGRVLTSAGCAAGLDLCLHIVRSDHGMRVANDVARRLVVSPHRAGGQAQYIDTPIPEPTADGRIAAGMAWAIEHLDGPITLDELAAHSTMSRRSYLRQFARATGTTPIKWLTEQRIQASLALLESSDLSIEQISARVGFESPVTFRHHFGKQMHTTPSDYRSCFTG, from the coding sequence ATGCATACGGTCGCGATTCTCGCCTATGACGGCATGTCAGGCTTCGAATCGGGACTGGCCGCGGAGATTTTCGGGATGGCCGAGCTGCCAGCATTGTTCTCGGCCGGCGTCGCGCCACCCGGATACGCGGTGCGCCTGTGCTCGGAGCAACCCGAGGTCCGGATGCTGGGCGGGGCGACGGTGCGGACGTCCTATGGCATCGATGACCTGGCGGCCGCGGATACCGTGCTGATCCCCAGCGTGCGCGATGTGCGGCAACGCCCGTCGGACGGCCTCGTCGACGCCATCAGGGCGGCCGACGGCCGCGGGGCGCGGCTGGTGTCGATCTGCTCGGGTGCCTTCGCGCTGGCTGCCGCCGGGGTGCTCGACGGTCGTTCGGCCACCACCCACTGGGTCTACGCCGACATGCTCGCCCGGCAGTATCCCGAGATCGACGTCGACCCCGCGCCGCTCTACGTCGACAACGGGCGGGTGCTCACGAGTGCGGGTTGCGCGGCGGGGTTGGATCTCTGCCTGCACATCGTGCGGTCCGACCACGGGATGCGGGTCGCCAACGACGTCGCGCGGCGACTGGTGGTCTCCCCGCACCGCGCCGGTGGGCAGGCCCAGTACATCGACACCCCGATCCCCGAGCCGACGGCCGACGGGCGGATCGCCGCCGGAATGGCTTGGGCCATCGAGCATCTCGACGGTCCGATCACCCTCGATGAGCTGGCCGCGCACTCGACGATGTCGCGGCGCAGCTACTTGCGTCAGTTCGCCAGGGCCACCGGCACCACGCCCATCAAATGGCTTACCGAACAGCGCATCCAGGCCAGCCTCGCGCTGCTGGAGTCCTCCGATCTGTCGATCGAACAGATCTCGGCGCGCGTCGGATTCGAGTCCCCGGTGACCTTCCGCCACCACTTCGGCAAGCAGATGCACACCACGCCCAGCGACTACCGAAGTTGCTTCACTGGGTAG
- a CDS encoding 3-hydroxyacyl-CoA dehydrogenase NAD-binding domain-containing protein has translation MAENTIQWDQDADGIVTLTLDDPTGSANVMNEHYKESMHNAVARLVAEKDSITGVVIASAKKTFFAGGDLKGMINIGPDDAQQAFDEVEFIKADLRKLETLGKPVVTAINGAALGGGLEIALATHHRIAADVKGVVIGLPEVTLGLLPGGGGVARTVRLFGIQKAFMEVLSQGTRFSPAKAKEIGLVDELVKSVDELVPAAKKWIKDNPEGGVQPWDVKGYKMPGGTPSSPGLAAILPSFPALLKKQLKGAPMPAPRAILNAAVEGAQVDFDTATRIESRYFTQLVTGQVAKNMIQAFFLDLQAINGGASRPEGIAPVPITKIGVLGAGMMGAGIAYVSAKAGYDVVLKDVSIEAAQKGKAYSEAIEAKALKRGKTTQEKSDALLAKITPTADPADLAGVDFVIEAVFESQELKHKVFQEIEDIVEPNAVLGSNTSTLPITGLASGVKRQEDFIGIHFFSPVDKMPLVEIIKGEKTSDEALARVFDYTLAIKKTPIVVNDSRGFFTSRVIGTFVNEALAMLGEGVEPATIEQAGAQAGYPAAPLQLSDELNLELMHKIAVATRQGVEEAGGTHVPHPAEAVVEKMIEIGRPSRLKGAGFYEYVDGKRVGLWPGLKETFNSGTTEIPLQDAIDRMLFAEALETQKCLDEGVLTSTADANIGSIMGIGFPPYTGGSAQFIVGYEGPLGVGKAAFVARAKELAARYGDRFNPPASLEA, from the coding sequence ATGGCAGAGAACACCATTCAGTGGGACCAGGATGCCGACGGCATCGTCACGCTGACGCTGGACGACCCGACCGGCTCGGCCAACGTGATGAACGAGCACTACAAGGAATCCATGCACAATGCGGTGGCACGCCTTGTGGCCGAGAAGGATTCGATTACCGGTGTGGTCATCGCGAGCGCGAAGAAGACCTTCTTCGCCGGCGGTGACCTCAAGGGCATGATCAACATCGGCCCCGATGACGCCCAGCAGGCGTTCGACGAGGTCGAATTCATCAAGGCCGACCTGCGCAAGCTGGAGACCCTCGGCAAGCCCGTTGTCACCGCCATCAACGGCGCCGCCCTCGGTGGCGGCCTGGAGATCGCGCTGGCCACTCACCACCGCATCGCCGCCGACGTCAAGGGTGTCGTCATCGGCCTGCCCGAAGTGACCCTGGGCCTGCTGCCCGGCGGTGGCGGCGTCGCCCGCACCGTGCGGCTGTTCGGCATCCAGAAGGCGTTCATGGAGGTCCTGAGCCAGGGCACCCGCTTCAGCCCGGCCAAGGCCAAGGAGATCGGCCTGGTCGACGAGCTGGTCAAGAGTGTCGACGAGCTGGTTCCGGCCGCCAAGAAGTGGATCAAGGACAACCCCGAGGGTGGCGTGCAGCCCTGGGATGTCAAGGGCTACAAGATGCCCGGTGGCACCCCGTCCAGCCCGGGCCTGGCCGCCATCCTGCCGTCCTTCCCGGCGCTGCTGAAGAAGCAGCTCAAGGGTGCGCCGATGCCGGCGCCGCGGGCGATCCTGAACGCGGCCGTCGAGGGCGCGCAGGTCGACTTCGACACCGCCACCCGCATCGAGAGCCGCTACTTCACCCAGCTGGTCACCGGCCAGGTCGCCAAGAACATGATTCAGGCGTTCTTCCTGGATCTGCAGGCCATCAACGGCGGTGCCTCGCGGCCCGAGGGCATCGCGCCGGTGCCGATCACCAAGATCGGCGTGTTGGGTGCGGGCATGATGGGCGCCGGAATCGCCTACGTCTCGGCCAAGGCCGGTTATGACGTGGTGCTCAAGGATGTCTCGATCGAGGCAGCCCAGAAGGGCAAGGCGTACTCCGAGGCGATCGAGGCCAAGGCGCTCAAGCGTGGCAAGACCACTCAGGAGAAGTCCGACGCGCTGCTGGCCAAGATCACCCCGACGGCCGACCCCGCCGATCTGGCCGGTGTCGACTTCGTGATCGAGGCCGTCTTCGAGAGCCAGGAACTCAAGCACAAGGTGTTCCAGGAGATCGAGGACATCGTCGAGCCCAATGCGGTCCTCGGCTCGAACACCTCCACGCTGCCCATCACCGGCCTGGCCAGTGGTGTGAAGCGCCAGGAGGACTTCATCGGTATCCACTTCTTCAGCCCCGTGGACAAGATGCCGCTGGTGGAGATCATCAAGGGCGAGAAGACCTCTGACGAGGCGCTGGCCCGGGTGTTCGACTACACCCTGGCGATCAAGAAGACCCCGATCGTGGTCAACGACAGCCGTGGCTTTTTCACCAGCCGCGTCATCGGCACCTTCGTCAACGAGGCGCTGGCCATGCTGGGTGAGGGTGTCGAGCCCGCCACCATCGAGCAGGCGGGCGCGCAGGCCGGTTACCCGGCGGCACCGCTGCAGCTCTCCGATGAGCTCAACCTGGAGCTCATGCACAAGATCGCGGTCGCGACCCGCCAGGGCGTCGAAGAGGCCGGTGGCACCCACGTGCCGCACCCGGCCGAGGCCGTCGTGGAGAAGATGATCGAGATCGGCCGCCCCTCGCGACTGAAGGGCGCCGGTTTCTACGAGTACGTCGACGGCAAGCGGGTCGGGCTGTGGCCGGGACTGAAGGAGACCTTCAACTCGGGAACCACCGAGATCCCGCTGCAGGACGCGATCGACCGCATGCTGTTCGCCGAGGCGCTGGAGACCCAGAAGTGCCTTGACGAGGGTGTGCTCACCTCGACCGCCGACGCCAACATCGGCTCCATCATGGGTATCGGCTTCCCGCCGTACACCGGTGGCTCCGCGCAGTTCATCGTCGGCTACGAAGGACCCCTCGGTGTCGGCAAGGCCGCGTTCGTGGCCCGCGCCAAGGAACTGGCCGCCCGCTACGGCGACCGCTTCAACCCGCCCGCCTCGCTGGAGGCGTAG
- a CDS encoding acetyl-CoA C-acetyltransferase: MSDAFIYEAIRTPRGKQRGGALNEIKPVRLVVGLVDELRSRFPDLDENLISDLILGVVSPVGDQGGDIARTAALVAGLPETTGGFQLNRFCASGLEAVNLAAQKVASGWDDLVLAGGVESMSRVPMGADGGAWASDPDTNYRVGFVPQGIGADLIATIEGFSREDVDAYAARSQERAAAAWSGGYFAKSVVPVKDQNGLVVLDHDEHMRPGSTVESLGKLKTAFDGIGAMGGFDDVALQKYHSVEKINHIHTGGNSSGIVDGAALVLIGSEAAGKSQGLTPRARVVATATSGADPVIMLTGPTPATKKVLDRAGLTVDDIDLFELNEAFASVVLKFQKDLGIPDEKLNVNGGAIAMGHPLGATGAMITGTMVDELERRGAKRALITLCVGGGMGVATIIERV; this comes from the coding sequence ATGTCCGATGCCTTCATCTACGAGGCGATCCGCACGCCGCGCGGCAAGCAGCGCGGCGGCGCCCTCAACGAGATCAAGCCTGTGCGCCTGGTCGTCGGCCTGGTCGACGAGCTCCGCTCCCGCTTCCCCGACCTGGACGAGAACCTGATCAGCGACCTGATCCTGGGCGTCGTCTCCCCGGTCGGGGATCAAGGCGGCGATATCGCCCGCACCGCCGCGCTGGTGGCCGGACTGCCGGAGACCACCGGTGGCTTCCAGCTCAACCGCTTCTGCGCCTCCGGCCTGGAGGCCGTCAACCTGGCCGCCCAGAAGGTCGCCTCCGGCTGGGACGACCTGGTGCTCGCCGGTGGCGTCGAGTCGATGAGCCGCGTCCCGATGGGTGCCGACGGTGGCGCCTGGGCCTCTGACCCCGACACCAACTACCGCGTCGGCTTCGTCCCGCAGGGCATCGGCGCCGACCTGATCGCCACCATCGAGGGCTTCTCCCGCGAGGATGTCGACGCCTACGCCGCACGCTCGCAGGAGCGCGCCGCCGCAGCGTGGTCGGGCGGCTACTTCGCCAAGTCCGTCGTCCCGGTCAAGGACCAGAACGGCCTCGTCGTGCTGGACCATGACGAGCACATGCGTCCGGGTTCGACCGTGGAGAGCCTCGGCAAGCTGAAGACCGCGTTCGACGGTATCGGCGCCATGGGCGGGTTCGACGATGTGGCACTGCAGAAGTACCACTCGGTCGAGAAGATCAACCACATCCACACCGGCGGCAACAGCTCGGGCATCGTCGACGGCGCCGCCCTGGTGCTCATCGGCAGCGAGGCCGCAGGAAAGTCGCAGGGTCTGACCCCGCGCGCCCGCGTCGTGGCGACCGCCACCAGCGGTGCCGATCCGGTCATCATGCTGACCGGCCCCACCCCGGCCACCAAGAAGGTGCTCGACCGCGCCGGGCTGACCGTCGATGACATCGACCTCTTCGAGCTGAACGAGGCCTTCGCCTCGGTGGTGCTGAAGTTCCAGAAGGATCTGGGCATCCCGGACGAGAAGCTCAACGTCAACGGTGGCGCCATCGCGATGGGCCACCCGCTGGGCGCCACCGGCGCCATGATCACCGGAACCATGGTCGACGAGCTGGAGCGCCGCGGCGCCAAGCGTGCCCTGATCACGCTGTGTGTCGGCGGCGGCATGGGCGTGGCCACCATCATCGAGAGGGTCTAA
- a CDS encoding alkene reductase: MTDPAFRLAPDATLLTPLRVGATEAANRIFMAPLTRSRAQSDGTPSDLAAEYYSQRAGAGIIISEATAVCEQANGAYMNTPGIYTDRHQAVWAEIASAVHAKGGKMFVQLWHVGRMAHPEISGFDVVAPSAIAADAVTHTPSGKQELTVPRALRIDEIESIVGQFRSAARRAVEAGMDGVEIHSANGYLLHEFLSDVVNVRTDGYGGSPENRARLTAEVVEAVADEIGAERVGLRISPGNAAGDMHENDTVGAYEALLNRIAGLGIAYLHVLIDPSTQTFGALRALWSGTLVLNTGRDTGTDFCQLESLADWGAASAVAVGRTWLANPDLIDRLVLGAELNEPDVSTFYASGPAGYIDYPTLDELADARPA, translated from the coding sequence GTGACCGATCCTGCTTTCCGCCTCGCCCCCGATGCCACTCTGCTGACGCCGTTGCGCGTCGGCGCGACCGAAGCCGCCAACCGGATCTTCATGGCACCGTTGACCCGCTCGCGCGCCCAATCCGATGGCACCCCGTCGGATCTGGCCGCCGAGTACTACTCGCAGCGGGCCGGCGCCGGCATCATCATCAGCGAGGCCACCGCGGTGTGCGAGCAGGCCAACGGTGCCTATATGAACACCCCGGGCATCTACACCGACCGCCACCAGGCGGTGTGGGCCGAGATCGCGTCCGCCGTACACGCCAAGGGCGGCAAGATGTTCGTCCAGCTGTGGCACGTCGGCCGGATGGCCCATCCCGAGATCAGCGGCTTCGATGTCGTCGCCCCGTCGGCCATCGCCGCGGACGCGGTGACCCACACCCCGTCGGGTAAGCAAGAGCTGACGGTGCCGCGGGCGCTGCGCATCGACGAGATCGAGTCCATCGTCGGCCAGTTCCGCTCGGCCGCGCGGCGCGCCGTCGAGGCCGGTATGGACGGTGTGGAGATCCACTCCGCCAACGGCTACCTGCTGCACGAATTCCTCTCCGATGTCGTCAACGTGCGCACCGACGGCTACGGCGGCTCCCCGGAGAACCGGGCCCGGCTCACCGCCGAGGTCGTCGAGGCCGTCGCCGACGAGATCGGCGCCGAGCGGGTCGGGCTGCGGATCTCACCCGGAAACGCCGCGGGGGATATGCACGAGAACGACACCGTCGGCGCCTACGAGGCCCTGCTGAACCGCATCGCGGGCCTGGGCATCGCCTACCTGCACGTGTTGATCGACCCGTCCACTCAGACCTTCGGTGCGCTGCGGGCGCTGTGGAGCGGCACCCTGGTGCTCAATACCGGGCGCGATACCGGCACCGACTTCTGTCAGCTGGAGAGCCTGGCCGACTGGGGTGCCGCCAGCGCGGTCGCGGTGGGCCGGACCTGGCTGGCCAACCCCGACCTGATCGACCGACTGGTGCTCGGGGCCGAGCTCAACGAACCCGATGTGAGCACGTTCTACGCCTCCGGGCCGGCGGGGTACATCGATTACCCGACGCTCGACGAGCTGGCGGACGCCCGCCCCGCCTGA